The sequence TATCCTGAGGTCCCACTCACCCGCGTGTCCTGGCGGACAGTTACAGCTCCAAACCTAGTGGTGCCCCAGGAAAGCATGACATCGATATTGGGAAGCGGTCCCTGATAACCTGCAAAGGCTTGGCGAAGCTCCGTATTGAAAACACGAAAGGCCGACACTTTGTTAGCAGCGTTGACGCCCATGGCATTCTGCAGAACTTTCTTGGTAAGCCGCGAGGCAAAATTGCGCAGTGCCCCATGGTGTTCTTCCAGAAATGCCCCATAGACCACATCATGCCCTTGGGAAAAGACCTCTAGAAGACAGGGGATCTCTTCTGGAGGGTGTTGGAGGTCGTCGTCCATGGTCAACACCACGGGGTATGAGGCTGCCCGGATGCCACATAGCAGGGCGTTGTGCTGGCCGTGATTACGCATGAGCCTAATGGCTTTACAGCGAGAATCTTTTAAAGCTAAATCGCACAGGGCGGTCCAGCTACCGTCTTGGCTTCCGTCGTCAACGAATATCACCTCAAACTGTTCGGAATGGGCTGTTAGCACATCATTCAGGCGTGACCACAAGTGTGACAGGGTTTCACGCCCATTATAGACTGGGATGACCACTGAAATGGAAAAGCGACCGGACATAATTAGTTGAGCCTCTTTAGTTAGGGCACTCCTGGGATGGCGACATCAATCCAGAGCTCTTAGTGCCGGAGGTATCCACAATCACAGCATGAGTGGAAATGGCATTATCGCGTATCAATACCCGCCGCAACCAGTCATCAACCGTCGTAGAAAAGGTAGGTTACGCCCAGAGCTCTACTTCCGCCCCCGCAAATATAGACCGGAAGCGATGCGCTCGGCGTCAGGGTGGCGCTCCATCAGGCGGTCAAGATGCTTGAGAGGAAAGAACAACAGCATGAACGCCAATGCGAGGAGGTCCTTGAGGGTAGTACTTCCAAAAGAGAGGAGCATTGACATCCATTCTACAGTTATCCACAGCCAACCGGACGTCGGCCCTGCGCCCACGCCGGATTCGACGATTTCGAAGG comes from Desulfovibrio sp. and encodes:
- a CDS encoding glycosyltransferase family 2 protein, producing the protein MSGRFSISVVIPVYNGRETLSHLWSRLNDVLTAHSEQFEVIFVDDGSQDGSWTALCDLALKDSRCKAIRLMRNHGQHNALLCGIRAASYPVVLTMDDDLQHPPEEIPCLLEVFSQGHDVVYGAFLEEHHGALRNFASRLTKKVLQNAMGVNAANKVSAFRVFNTELRQAFAGYQGPLPNIDVMLSWGTTRFGAVTVRQDTRVSGTSGYTLRKLAIHAVNMITGFTILPLQLASLIGFALTFMGFVLLIFVLGRYLFEGTTLQGFPFLASMICLFSGAQLFALGILGEYFARMHMRLMEKPVYTEAERLNFYSEGNGS